The following proteins are co-located in the Choristoneura fumiferana chromosome 23, NRCan_CFum_1, whole genome shotgun sequence genome:
- the LOC141440811 gene encoding basic juvenile hormone-suppressible protein 2-like: MKATALLILGLAAMATARPEVDDHTIVSTDIKQRQTLILKLLNHVMEPCMYKDIVDIGKNFKIEENVDLYTKSDVVKRFLNLLKIGVLPRGEVFTIHIDRQLDEVVTMFHMLHYAKDFTTFIKTACWMRLHMNEGMFVYALTVACRHREDCRGIILPPPYEIYPYYFVRADVIQKAYMLKMKKGLLDHKLCDFYGIKKTDKDVFIIDENVFDKRVYLNHEDKLRYFTEDIDLNTYYFYFHADYPFWMRDTIFDKFKVRRCELTLYIYQQILARYYLERLSNGLGEIKTLSWNKPIRKGYWPWLKLHNGIQLPNRFNNYVVVRDDNINAVRLAETYEMIIKEAIVKGYIEINGMRLELTKTDDIETLGKLIYGKIEKRDMSTTTTTETEAYRYLLIIMKAVLGLNTLDSDKYFVVPHVLDNYQTALRDPVFYMLQKRLVNLVALFKKRLPCYTKEELLFPGVKIDNVVVDKLVTYFDDYLMDMTNAVILNEEEIKKTKSDMTFLVRKRRLNHQPFKVTLDVISDKAVDCVIRIFLGPKEDHLNRLIDINHNRLNFVELDSFLHKLKSGKNTIVRTSTDMHNLVRDRIMTRDLWKKVDTITDIRDLFIKDLRNYMTGFPTRLLLPRGKVGGMKMMIYCIVTPLRLVENIDMNLLDTNRKDLTMDFRSTTLLDKMPLGFPLDRHIDVTKFFTPNMKFVDVTIFHKKMVCDMKTRWNKYVLKHYDMVDWTEKYDMDMPLGDTDINTSVHRDVNLVDL; encoded by the exons ATGAAGGCTACAGCTTTATTGATTCTCGGCCTAGCCGCAATGGCTACGGCACGGCCTGAAGTCGATGATCACACCATCG TCTCAACGGACATTAAGCAAAGGCAAACTTTAATCCTGAAGTTGCTGAACCACGTCATGGAACCCTGCATGTACAAAGACATCGTAGACATTGGTAAAAACTTCAAGATTGAAGAGAATGTTGATTTATATACC AAATCTGACGTTGTTAAACGTTTCCTCAATCTGCTCAAGATTGGCGTGCTGCCTCGTGGTGAAGTGTTTACTATCCACATTGACCGCCAACTCGATGAAGTTGTTACCATGTTCCACATGCTGCACTACGCTAAGGACTTTACCACCTTCATCAAAACTGCTTGCTGGATGCGTTTGCACATGAACGAGGGTATGTTCGTCTATGCTCTTACCGTTGCCTGCAGACACCGTGAGGATTGCAGAGGAATCATCCTACCTCCTCCTTATGAAATATACCCGTACTACTTCGTGCGCGCCGATGTCATCCAAAAAGCATACATGCTTAAGATGAAGAAGGGGCTCCTTGACCACAAACTGTGCGATTTCTATGGCATCAAGAAAACCGACAAGGATGTTTTCATAATCGACGAGAACGTCTTTGACAAGCGTGTTTACCTCAACCATGAAGACAAACTCAGATACTTCACTGAAGATATTGACCTAAACACCTACTATTTCTATTTCCACGCTGACTATCCGTTCTGGATGAGGGATACTATTTTCGACAAGTTCAAGGTCAGACGTTGCGAACTGACTCTGTATATATACCAACAGATTCTGGCCAGATATTACTTGGAGAGACTGTCCAACGGATTGGGAGAAATCAAAACTTTGTCCTGGAACAAGCCAATCAGGAAGGGATACTGGCCTTGGTTAAAACTGCACAATGGTATCCAGCTGCCCAACAGATTCAACAACTACGTCGTTGTTCGCGACGATAATATCAACGCTGTTCGTTTAGCCGAGACCTATGAAATGATCATCAAGGAAGCCATCGTAAAGGGATACATTGAA ATCAATGGAATGAGGCTGGAGCTGACAAAGACTGACGACATTGAAACTCTTGGAAAACTAATCTACGGCAAGATTGAGAAGCGTGATATGAGTACTACGACTACTACCGAAACTGAGGCTTACCGTTACCTGCTCATCATCATGAAAGCAGTCCTTGGACTCAACACTCTGGATTCCGACAA aTATTTCGTTGTGCCTCATGTATTGGACAACTACCAGACTGCTCTCCGCGACCCAGTATTCTACATGCTCCAGAAACGCCTTGTCAACTTAGTAGCCCTGTTCAAGAAGCGTCTGCCGTGCTACACGAAGGAGGAACTTCTGTTCCCCGGTGTTAAAATTGACAACGTTGTTGTAGACAAACTTGTCACCTACTTTGATGATTACTTGATGGACATGACCAACGCTGTCATCTTAAATGAGGAAGAAATCAAGAAGACCAAGTCTGACATGACGTTCCTGGTTCGCAAGCGTCGCCTGAATCACCAGCCTttcaaagtaacgcttgatgtTATTTCTGATAAAGCAGTCGACTGCGTTATTAGGATCTTTTTGGGACCTAAGGAAGACCACTTAAACAGACTGATTGACATCAACCATAACCGTCTGAACTTTGTCGAACTTGATTCTTTCTTACACAAACTGAAAAGTGGAAAGAATACCATCGTCAGAACTTCAACTGACATGCACAACTTGGTCCGTGACCGTATCATGACCCGCGACTTGTGGAAGAAGGTGGACACGATTACTGATATTCGTGATTTGTTCATTAAGGACCTGAGGAATTATATGACTGGTTTCCCGACGAGACTGCTATTGCCTAGGGGTAAAGTGGGAGGTATGAAGATGatgatttattgtattgttaccccCTTGAGACTAGTTGAGAACATTGACATGAATCTGTTGGACACCAACCGCAAAGACCTCACAATGGACTTCAGGTCAACCACTTTGCTCGACAAAATGCCTCTTGGCTTCCCCTTAGATCGTCATATTGACGTGACTAAGTTCTTCACGCCCAACATGAAATTCGTTGACGTTACGATCTTCCACAAAAAAATGGTCTGTGATATGAAGACCCGCTGGAACAAGTACGTTCTGAAGCACTACGATATGGTTGACTGGACTGAGAAGTACGATATGGATATGCCCCTTGGCGACACCGACATCAACACCAGCGTTCATCGCGATGTAAACCTAGTCGATCTGTAG